In the genome of Diaphorobacter sp. HDW4A, the window TCAGGAAGAGCTGCGCAAATACGCTGCGCTCGCGCTGCAGTCCAAGCGCGATCAGGTAGCGGGCGAGCCGTCGGTGGCGCGCATCGAGGGCACACCACCGACTTTCGATCCCGGCAAGCGCGGTGAGAACGTCATCGCCTACTCGCTGTTCGGCGGCTTGCCGCGCTACTGCGAGACCTCGCTGATCAACGTCGATCTGGCCAAAGACATCTATCCCGAATGGACCTGCCGCTTCTACGTGGACGACACCGTGCCCGCTGCGGTCGTTCAGAAGCTCAGGGACAAGGGTGCCGAAGTGGTGCAGGTGAGTGCTGAGCAGAAGGAACTGTCAGGCCTCTACTGGCGCTTCTTCGTGATGAGCGATCTCACAGTCAAGCGCTTTCTGATCCGCGACGCCGACTCGCTGGTGTCCTATCGAGAACGCGCCGCCGTCGATGAGTGGATCGCGAGCGGCCAATGGTTCCACACCATGCGCGACCGCTACTCGCACACCGAGCTGATCCTCGCGGGCATGTGGGGCGGCGCGCAGGGCGTGTTCAAAAACGTCGAGCAGTTGATCCGCGACTTCGTGAAGACTGGCCGTTTCATGAATGCGCGGGTCATGGACCAGCATTTCCTGCGTTTCGTCGTCTGGCCTGTGCTGTCACAGAGCGTCTGCGCGCACGACAGCCA includes:
- a CDS encoding tetratricopeptide repeat protein — its product is MKKTSAYARRKNLSLVDHSRRYLELMRQADFPGAYQHMLKVNAQVPGRASVLMDLAYSALRCGLHEEAFRHYQKAIEVSGASVNTNIYDGLAEVCHHLKNQEELRKYAALALQSKRDQVAGEPSVARIEGTPPTFDPGKRGENVIAYSLFGGLPRYCETSLINVDLAKDIYPEWTCRFYVDDTVPAAVVQKLRDKGAEVVQVSAEQKELSGLYWRFFVMSDLTVKRFLIRDADSLVSYRERAAVDEWIASGQWFHTMRDRYSHTELILAGMWGGAQGVFKNVEQLIRDFVKTGRFMNARVMDQHFLRFVVWPVLSQSVCAHDSQGFEPGARAFPTPAKQAEFEHWFEFHVGMNEGSAVFAIAISDAAADRARWELLDEKGMLVCAYETSIPASRQIRVDVPRHYGRRVQAGEWSVKVHPYRAAAGVI